One window of Brevibacterium pigmentatum genomic DNA carries:
- a CDS encoding amidohydrolase family protein — MTTHTKAPPTPTSRPLHLRGRILPEGKVRDIWIAEGRISREPVDGSETIAPGGWILPALVDAHVHLGIAEIGGPLDFSVLRNDMRQLAHSGVGAARILGSPERLPAHMLSLPGEPQLLTAGVPVAAFDRFISGWGRRVPDRLLAQACAEEARCGWSKIIADWFDPDGGYGPSFSAHAIEATVSTVHGIGARIAVHTQSSVAGARAAAAGVDSIEHGMHLPPSALDDLATHGGFLVPTGFVFEQLKHSMLDRSQPTDLRTWFAEGLENHPGMVIGARDRGIPVLAGTDLPVGALVDEVAWLHCAGLSAHDAVGAASWTSREVLDLPRLRHGDRADLIWFAHDPRDDLEMLRSPELAVIGGEVSAATL; from the coding sequence ATGACCACTCACACCAAAGCTCCCCCGACCCCCACATCACGGCCCCTGCATCTGCGGGGACGAATTCTGCCCGAAGGCAAGGTGCGCGACATCTGGATCGCCGAGGGGCGGATCTCCCGCGAGCCAGTCGACGGCTCGGAGACGATCGCCCCCGGAGGGTGGATCCTTCCAGCACTCGTCGATGCGCATGTTCACCTGGGCATCGCAGAGATCGGCGGCCCCCTGGATTTCTCGGTGCTCCGAAATGACATGAGACAGCTCGCCCACTCGGGAGTCGGCGCAGCCAGGATTCTCGGCTCCCCAGAGCGGCTGCCCGCTCACATGCTTTCACTCCCGGGCGAACCCCAGCTGCTCACCGCGGGAGTTCCGGTCGCGGCGTTCGACCGCTTCATCTCGGGTTGGGGCCGCCGTGTGCCCGATCGACTCCTCGCCCAGGCATGTGCCGAAGAGGCCCGATGCGGGTGGAGCAAGATCATCGCCGATTGGTTCGACCCCGACGGAGGCTACGGGCCTTCGTTCTCGGCCCACGCCATCGAAGCGACGGTCTCCACAGTGCACGGCATCGGCGCTCGTATTGCTGTGCATACCCAGAGCAGCGTGGCCGGAGCCCGGGCGGCAGCGGCCGGAGTCGATTCGATTGAGCACGGCATGCATCTCCCTCCCTCCGCGCTCGACGACCTGGCCACTCACGGCGGATTCCTCGTACCCACCGGATTCGTCTTCGAGCAGCTGAAGCACTCGATGCTCGACCGTTCGCAGCCGACCGATCTCCGCACATGGTTCGCAGAGGGACTCGAGAACCATCCAGGCATGGTGATCGGGGCCCGTGATCGGGGAATCCCTGTGCTCGCAGGCACCGATCTTCCGGTGGGCGCACTCGTCGACGAGGTGGCCTGGCTGCATTGCGCCGGGCTCAGCGCCCATGACGCCGTGGGCGCCGCCAGCTGGACTTCCCGGGAGGTCCTAGACCTGCCCCGCCTGCGTCATGGCGATCGCGCGGATCTGATCTGGTTCGCCCATGACCCCAGAGATGACCTGGAGATGCTGCGCTCGCCCGAGCTGGCCGTGATCGGCGGCGAGGTCAGTGCGGCAACACTCTGA
- a CDS encoding helix-turn-helix transcriptional regulator has product MAKRNDEAETETTEYAKRKTAPTESQTKNQPALAALILALLEEHPMHVYGMHKLMLERRLDHLVNIERRNSVQQVLNRLHREGHVETADGKTGRRIVYRITDTGRALFYDWLRTEISRPRTEYPRFTAAVSLLGLLLPTEAIDLLAARRADLHDASAHLKEELTQGKFLPEVLTLEVDFRLTTTQVEIDWLDRVIARLDSKQLTWEREDLLALSTATHLPKE; this is encoded by the coding sequence ATGGCGAAACGGAATGATGAAGCAGAGACCGAAACCACGGAATACGCGAAGAGAAAGACCGCTCCAACCGAGTCCCAAACGAAGAACCAACCTGCATTGGCAGCCCTGATCCTTGCACTCCTCGAAGAGCATCCGATGCACGTCTACGGCATGCACAAGCTCATGCTCGAGCGGCGCCTGGACCACCTCGTCAACATCGAACGACGAAACAGCGTCCAGCAGGTGCTCAATCGCCTGCATCGCGAAGGACACGTCGAGACGGCGGACGGCAAGACCGGGCGCAGGATCGTCTACCGCATCACGGATACCGGTCGCGCGCTCTTCTATGATTGGCTGCGCACCGAGATCAGCCGCCCCCGAACGGAGTATCCGCGCTTCACGGCGGCCGTATCATTGCTCGGACTGCTTCTGCCCACCGAGGCGATCGACCTACTCGCCGCGCGCCGAGCAGATCTCCATGACGCGTCCGCGCACCTGAAGGAAGAACTGACCCAAGGAAAATTCCTTCCCGAGGTCCTGACCCTGGAGGTCGACTTTCGCCTGACCACGACCCAGGTAGAGATCGACTGGCTCGATCGAGTCATCGCACGACTCGATTCGAAGCAGCTCACCTGGGAACGCGAGGACCTGCTGGCACTCTCCACCGCAACTCATCTTCCGAAAGAGTGA
- a CDS encoding FAD-dependent monooxygenase: protein MKILISGAGIAGTSAAYWLARQGHEVQVVEKASTLRVGGQAVDFKGQTHRMVLDQMGVWEDICRMRTSPVDQRIVGPDGRLRAIIPHEFTGGDVEILRGDLARLLFERSASRAAYVFDDCLESLKTVDDRIEAVFRSGRQGSFDLVVGADGMHSSVRQLAFGPDERNVQHLGYHYAVVGGESADRVAAGERAGEGRAWGYWYNEPGLLAATGGPKAPELYVFADARRLDDRYDSERQKRYVADAFASMRWRIPEMLARLEGAQEFYLDEISRVRLDSYRTHRVVLVGDAAYGNTLGGFGTGLAVVGAFVLAGALSEPGRAPDAALARYETIMHKCARVARSGNAGRFLAPPSGFGIGLRDFTFKNRLLLDLLMKVTDMFATSRRLPSYPWLTQSS from the coding sequence GTGAAAATTCTGATATCAGGGGCAGGAATTGCAGGGACTTCCGCGGCGTATTGGCTGGCGCGCCAAGGTCACGAAGTGCAAGTAGTGGAGAAAGCCTCAACGCTTCGGGTCGGCGGACAGGCAGTTGACTTCAAAGGCCAGACCCATCGAATGGTGCTCGATCAGATGGGTGTGTGGGAAGACATCTGCAGAATGCGCACATCGCCAGTCGATCAGAGAATCGTTGGCCCGGATGGTCGGTTGCGGGCGATCATTCCGCACGAATTCACCGGAGGCGATGTGGAGATTCTGCGCGGCGACCTCGCGCGGCTCTTGTTCGAGCGCAGCGCTTCGAGAGCGGCATATGTATTCGATGACTGTCTCGAGTCATTGAAAACGGTTGACGATCGGATCGAGGCGGTCTTTCGCAGCGGACGGCAGGGCAGCTTCGATTTGGTGGTGGGCGCCGACGGAATGCATTCGAGCGTCCGGCAGCTTGCGTTCGGTCCCGACGAAAGGAACGTTCAGCATCTGGGTTACCACTATGCAGTTGTCGGAGGCGAATCTGCCGATCGGGTCGCTGCCGGTGAGCGAGCGGGGGAGGGGCGGGCCTGGGGTTACTGGTACAACGAGCCGGGACTCTTGGCCGCCACCGGCGGCCCGAAGGCCCCGGAGTTGTATGTGTTCGCTGATGCGCGGCGCCTCGATGACCGCTATGACTCGGAGCGGCAGAAGCGATATGTAGCTGACGCTTTCGCTTCCATGCGGTGGCGCATACCGGAGATGCTTGCCCGACTGGAGGGTGCTCAGGAATTCTACTTAGACGAAATCAGCCGGGTCCGCTTGGACAGCTACCGCACTCATAGAGTTGTCCTTGTCGGTGACGCGGCATATGGCAATACGCTTGGCGGTTTTGGGACCGGGCTGGCTGTGGTGGGGGCGTTTGTGTTGGCTGGCGCATTGTCTGAACCCGGTCGGGCTCCCGACGCCGCATTGGCTCGATATGAAACGATCATGCACAAGTGTGCCCGGGTGGCCAGGTCAGGCAACGCGGGACGTTTCCTTGCCCCGCCCAGCGGATTCGGGATAGGCTTGCGCGACTTTACCTTCAAGAATCGTCTTCTGCTCGACTTATTGATGAAGGTGACAGACATGTTCGCGACTTCCCGCCGGCTTCCTTCGTATCCGTGGCTGACTCAGTCGTCATGA
- a CDS encoding TetR/AcrR family transcriptional regulator translates to MPKDTLLEFLWSDPKTSRRGPKPQVNRGRIVEAAIKIADSEGIDAASMQRIAVEVEVTKMALYRHIPGRSELIGLMIEVGLGPAPAVAGPWHEGLRNWADAMETALSRHRWLSSALVGPRPIGPGELGWTEAGLDALSDAPLSASERLDTLVLVGSHVRGIVEQNGVHTTATERASGARLTALLREHREEFPLSMEAYSGTATADTADQAYDYGLQRILAGVAALIESR, encoded by the coding sequence ATGCCCAAGGACACGTTGCTCGAGTTCCTATGGTCGGATCCGAAAACCTCAAGACGGGGGCCAAAACCACAGGTCAACCGGGGTCGAATCGTCGAAGCCGCAATCAAGATCGCCGACAGCGAAGGTATCGATGCAGCTTCCATGCAACGGATCGCCGTCGAGGTCGAGGTGACCAAAATGGCACTCTATCGACATATACCGGGCCGGTCTGAACTGATTGGCCTAATGATCGAAGTCGGCTTGGGCCCCGCCCCCGCCGTCGCTGGGCCCTGGCATGAGGGGCTGCGCAACTGGGCCGATGCGATGGAAACCGCCCTCTCGCGCCACCGGTGGCTGTCCTCGGCACTGGTCGGCCCGCGCCCCATAGGGCCGGGCGAGCTCGGGTGGACCGAAGCAGGCCTGGATGCACTGAGCGATGCGCCCCTTTCCGCCTCAGAGCGACTCGACACCTTGGTCCTCGTAGGCTCACATGTACGAGGCATCGTCGAACAAAACGGCGTTCACACGACGGCCACGGAACGAGCCAGCGGAGCCCGGCTGACCGCCCTCCTGCGCGAACATAGGGAGGAGTTTCCACTCAGCATGGAGGCCTACTCCGGAACCGCGACGGCCGACACCGCCGACCAGGCCTATGACTACGGCCTGCAACGGATATTGGCCGGGGTCGCTGCACTCATCGAAAGCCGATGA
- a CDS encoding FAD-dependent monooxygenase, which translates to MQFHLNGFRPGDPDIHPAVDIRPNELTTEADVLIVGTGPAGLVLAAQLAAFPDISVRIVERRERPLELGHADGIMCRTVETFNAFGLADGLVREAYGINETAFWGPDGDGPARIVRTGLVDDVPEGMTEFPHVVLNQARVQDYLLEHMANSPSRLEPEYGIEAADITIADSGSHPVTVTVRRTGDDASAPVSVRAKYVVGCDGARTAVRRALGIGMTGDEANHAWGVMDVLAVTDFPDVRRKSVIQSAADGNALLIPREGGYLIRLYVDLGELDPFDPQARSRFTIDAIIEAAQRIFRPYRFDVKEIAWWSVYEVGQRIAERFDDVPDEERGARTPRVFIAGDACHTHSAKAGQGMNVSIQDSFNLGWKLAAVLQGRSPARLLRTYDQERREVAQSLIDFDLKWSAAMASRPSGTEDSSVPGMSSAERQQLYTESARFTSGFATDYPPNMITGTGDHEDLAKGFPVGERFHSAPVIRLADARPVEIGHQAEADGRWRIYLFADSIDPRSSDSAASRLCEFLAESSDSPVVRATPAAADPDSSIDVRAVFQADHRDLDITQLPPLLRPRKGRYGLIDYEKVFCTGRGKAPDIFDQRRVNRRDGAIVVVRPDQYVAEVLPLDGVDRLKSFFTGILCDASDARTPTSTRLTSTKRSRGTGNLNSWRNSAAVDCAAPTPE; encoded by the coding sequence ATGCAGTTCCATCTCAACGGGTTCCGACCCGGCGATCCGGACATCCACCCTGCAGTCGACATTCGCCCAAACGAATTGACCACCGAGGCCGACGTCCTCATCGTGGGAACCGGTCCGGCCGGTCTCGTCCTCGCCGCGCAGCTGGCGGCCTTTCCGGACATCTCCGTGCGCATCGTCGAACGTCGCGAAAGGCCTCTGGAACTGGGGCACGCCGACGGCATCATGTGTCGGACGGTCGAGACGTTCAACGCATTCGGCCTCGCCGACGGGCTCGTTCGCGAAGCCTATGGGATCAACGAGACAGCTTTCTGGGGCCCAGACGGCGACGGTCCGGCCCGGATCGTACGCACCGGCCTGGTGGATGACGTTCCCGAGGGGATGACCGAGTTCCCCCATGTCGTGCTCAATCAGGCTCGCGTGCAGGACTACCTCCTCGAGCACATGGCGAACTCTCCGTCTCGATTGGAGCCGGAGTACGGAATCGAGGCCGCAGATATCACCATCGCCGATTCCGGCAGTCATCCCGTCACCGTCACAGTACGCCGCACCGGTGACGACGCCTCGGCGCCAGTGTCAGTGCGTGCGAAGTATGTCGTCGGTTGCGATGGCGCGCGAACTGCGGTGCGAAGAGCACTCGGCATCGGCATGACCGGTGACGAGGCGAACCACGCGTGGGGCGTGATGGACGTTCTCGCCGTCACCGACTTTCCTGATGTCCGTCGCAAGTCCGTCATCCAATCCGCGGCAGACGGAAACGCCCTGCTCATCCCCCGTGAAGGCGGTTACCTCATCCGACTCTATGTCGATCTCGGGGAGCTCGATCCGTTCGATCCTCAGGCGCGGAGCCGGTTCACCATCGATGCCATCATAGAAGCAGCGCAGCGGATCTTCCGTCCGTACCGGTTCGACGTCAAGGAGATCGCATGGTGGTCCGTCTACGAGGTCGGCCAAAGGATCGCGGAGCGGTTCGACGATGTGCCTGACGAGGAACGGGGGGCGCGCACTCCACGAGTCTTCATCGCAGGCGACGCCTGTCATACCCACAGTGCGAAGGCCGGGCAGGGTATGAATGTGTCCATCCAGGACAGCTTTAACCTCGGATGGAAACTCGCCGCAGTGCTTCAGGGTCGCAGTCCTGCACGGCTGCTGCGGACGTACGATCAGGAGCGACGGGAGGTCGCTCAGTCCCTCATCGACTTCGATCTGAAGTGGTCAGCGGCCATGGCTTCCCGACCATCAGGGACGGAGGATTCCTCCGTCCCTGGGATGAGTTCGGCCGAACGGCAACAGCTCTACACCGAGAGCGCGAGATTCACCTCGGGATTCGCTACTGACTACCCACCCAATATGATCACCGGCACCGGTGACCATGAGGATCTCGCTAAGGGATTCCCTGTCGGCGAACGGTTCCACTCGGCACCAGTGATCAGACTCGCCGACGCCAGACCCGTGGAGATCGGGCACCAGGCCGAAGCCGACGGACGGTGGAGAATCTACCTCTTCGCCGACTCCATAGATCCTCGCTCTTCTGACTCGGCCGCATCTCGCCTCTGCGAGTTCCTGGCCGAATCGTCAGACTCACCGGTTGTCCGCGCTACCCCAGCCGCCGCCGACCCGGATTCGAGCATCGACGTACGAGCGGTGTTCCAGGCCGACCATCGCGATCTCGACATCACGCAGCTGCCGCCGCTCCTGCGGCCTCGCAAGGGCAGGTACGGACTGATCGACTACGAGAAGGTCTTCTGCACGGGCCGCGGGAAGGCTCCGGACATCTTCGACCAGCGCCGTGTCAATCGCAGAGACGGAGCGATAGTTGTCGTCCGCCCCGACCAGTACGTCGCCGAGGTGCTCCCGCTGGACGGGGTCGATCGACTCAAGAGCTTCTTCACGGGCATCCTTTGCGACGCTTCGGATGCTCGTACACCCACCTCGACGCGGCTGACTTCCACAAAGCGCTCGCGTGGAACGGGGAACCTGAACTCGTGGAGGAACTCGGCCGCAGTTGACTGCGCCGCACCTACACCAGAATGA
- a CDS encoding DUF2267 domain-containing protein, whose translation MRSDEFLKNVTETGGPGDPESAAVVTRTVLDNLGKQLKGGEAAELGAQLPAELQEPLQRHGSEAPLTDDVDDFLRRLADQLGEGIDPDTARAYARAVISTLDAAVSEGEVDDLRSQLPAGFAPLFEG comes from the coding sequence ATGCGCAGTGATGAGTTCCTCAAAAACGTCACCGAAACTGGCGGACCCGGCGATCCTGAAAGCGCTGCCGTCGTGACTCGGACGGTATTGGATAACCTCGGCAAACAGCTCAAAGGAGGAGAGGCGGCGGAGCTGGGCGCCCAGCTTCCTGCCGAACTGCAGGAGCCGCTCCAACGGCACGGCTCGGAAGCGCCGCTGACCGACGACGTCGACGATTTCCTTCGTCGTCTGGCTGATCAGCTGGGCGAGGGGATCGATCCTGATACCGCCCGTGCCTACGCGCGTGCGGTAATTTCGACGCTTGACGCCGCAGTCTCCGAGGGCGAGGTCGACGATCTCCGCTCACAGCTGCCCGCAGGCTTCGCACCGCTGTTCGAAGGCTGA
- a CDS encoding DUF2795 domain-containing protein, translating to MTTRDELRAEKALQGMEFPASKTELIDYATERSATAKTLQALRALPDRQFENKDDVVEAVPQEPEGDAPGGVHR from the coding sequence ATGACCACACGTGACGAACTCCGTGCCGAGAAGGCCCTGCAGGGGATGGAATTCCCAGCCTCGAAGACCGAGCTCATCGACTATGCGACCGAACGCTCGGCCACTGCGAAGACACTTCAGGCTCTGCGAGCTCTGCCGGATCGACAGTTCGAAAACAAAGACGATGTCGTCGAAGCAGTCCCGCAGGAGCCCGAAGGCGACGCACCCGGAGGTGTCCACCGATGA
- a CDS encoding aldo/keto reductase, producing MDYTRLGNSGLRVSRLALGTIPFGSGGGFERIAGVCGDDARRQFREALDRGVNFIDTANLYSAGDAERVLGEIMGDKRDEVILTSKARMPTGDGPNDSGASRQHLTRAVEDSLQRLRTDHLDLLYIHQWDGQTPITETIATVNEMIRAGKIRYWGVSNFSPWQLTKTVYEAQLAGLEGPISQQVYYTPEAREIEYEMIPAARDLGVATFGWSPLGEGLLNGKVRRGRQTPSDTRQGTGWPEPHVTDWKRAFDLIELFAQIANELGWSIPQVVISWILDRPGVDGTVIAARKFDHLTEDLDAAELTLPADARDRITAASQLPAYYPHWHRMMTAQDRPDPAEAEFHAEQRRHVFGDEQ from the coding sequence ATGGACTACACCCGACTCGGGAACTCAGGCCTGCGCGTCTCACGGCTGGCTCTGGGGACTATTCCGTTCGGATCCGGTGGCGGATTCGAGAGGATCGCGGGCGTCTGCGGAGATGACGCTCGACGCCAGTTCCGCGAGGCTCTGGACCGTGGAGTGAACTTCATCGATACAGCCAACCTCTATTCGGCCGGGGACGCGGAAAGAGTCCTCGGCGAGATCATGGGCGACAAACGCGATGAAGTCATCCTCACCTCCAAGGCGCGGATGCCCACCGGGGACGGCCCGAACGACTCCGGGGCAAGCAGACAGCATCTGACGCGAGCAGTCGAGGACAGTCTGCAACGACTGCGCACAGATCATCTCGATCTGCTCTACATCCACCAATGGGACGGGCAGACGCCGATCACGGAGACCATCGCCACCGTCAACGAGATGATCCGGGCCGGGAAGATCCGGTATTGGGGAGTCTCGAACTTCAGTCCCTGGCAGCTGACGAAGACCGTCTACGAAGCGCAGCTGGCGGGCCTCGAAGGCCCGATCTCACAGCAGGTGTACTACACGCCCGAGGCACGCGAGATCGAATACGAGATGATCCCGGCCGCTCGTGACCTGGGCGTGGCGACGTTCGGCTGGAGCCCGCTGGGCGAAGGTCTCCTCAACGGGAAGGTCAGACGCGGCCGGCAGACGCCCTCGGACACCCGACAGGGAACCGGCTGGCCGGAGCCCCACGTCACCGACTGGAAAAGGGCCTTTGACCTCATCGAACTCTTCGCTCAGATTGCGAACGAGTTGGGCTGGTCGATCCCGCAGGTCGTGATCTCCTGGATCCTTGATCGGCCGGGCGTGGACGGCACGGTGATCGCGGCCCGGAAGTTCGATCACCTCACTGAAGACCTCGACGCCGCTGAGCTGACGCTTCCGGCAGACGCCCGGGATCGGATCACTGCGGCGTCTCAGCTACCTGCCTATTATCCGCATTGGCACAGAATGATGACAGCGCAGGACCGGCCCGACCCGGCCGAGGCTGAGTTCCACGCCGAGCAGCGGCGTCATGTCTTCGGGGACGAGCAATAG
- a CDS encoding dicarboxylate/amino acid:cation symporter, giving the protein MSRIFLRIWRRYRDTALFLKMTAGFVLGLFVAFVFGEKAQVLSPIGDILLNLLQLIVIPIIMVTLIHAVNSTRSGNLVRVAFKTFAFYILTTIAAVVISLSLALLVNPGTGLQRPDNGAETPEAPSFVDQLVGVFPENIFKALVDGNILALIFVAIVVGITMAGMRRSSDSTICGFGKLLYDLVLAAEEMTFRILAGILQFAPFGIAALVASDIGSQGLDALAALGKLAGVVYAGLAAQILLIYIPLLLFNRIPVGGFFRVAGAPMATAFTTQSSSGTIPVSLEATRKAGILQEVAGFVIPLGATINMDGAVIRLGASVVLAANIAGHDLTVLELGAIVLTATFVSIGTAGVPGAGLIGLTILLQQAGLPLETVALVAGVDVLLGMGATMINITGDLVGAHLIDKSEKRAGGRQSDSKSVDDL; this is encoded by the coding sequence ATGTCACGAATCTTCCTCCGCATCTGGCGCCGCTACCGGGATACAGCTCTCTTCTTGAAGATGACGGCCGGTTTCGTTCTGGGACTGTTCGTTGCATTCGTCTTCGGAGAGAAGGCACAGGTGCTGTCACCGATCGGTGACATCCTGCTCAACCTCCTCCAACTGATCGTCATCCCGATCATCATGGTGACGCTGATCCACGCGGTCAACAGCACCCGCTCCGGAAACCTCGTCAGGGTCGCTTTCAAGACCTTCGCCTTCTATATCCTCACGACGATCGCCGCCGTCGTCATCAGTCTGTCACTGGCGCTTCTGGTCAATCCGGGGACGGGGCTCCAGCGTCCTGACAATGGCGCAGAGACACCCGAGGCACCTTCATTCGTCGATCAGCTCGTCGGCGTATTCCCCGAGAACATCTTCAAGGCTCTGGTTGACGGCAACATCCTCGCTCTGATCTTCGTGGCCATAGTCGTCGGCATCACGATGGCAGGTATGCGCCGATCATCCGATTCGACGATCTGCGGTTTCGGGAAGCTCTTGTACGACCTCGTGCTCGCGGCCGAGGAGATGACGTTCCGCATCCTCGCAGGGATCCTCCAATTCGCGCCGTTCGGTATCGCTGCCCTGGTGGCGAGCGATATCGGCAGCCAAGGACTCGATGCGCTGGCGGCACTGGGCAAACTGGCCGGCGTCGTCTACGCCGGCTTGGCCGCGCAGATCCTCCTCATCTATATTCCGCTGCTGCTGTTCAACCGGATTCCGGTCGGCGGGTTCTTCCGCGTCGCCGGTGCGCCGATGGCCACGGCGTTCACGACTCAGAGCAGTTCCGGGACGATCCCTGTGTCGCTGGAGGCTACGAGGAAAGCAGGCATCCTCCAAGAGGTCGCAGGCTTCGTCATCCCTTTGGGCGCGACCATCAACATGGACGGGGCTGTCATCCGCCTGGGGGCGTCGGTGGTGCTGGCTGCCAATATCGCCGGCCATGACCTGACCGTGCTCGAACTCGGCGCGATCGTCCTCACAGCCACGTTCGTCTCGATCGGCACCGCAGGAGTGCCGGGCGCCGGGCTCATCGGATTGACGATACTGCTGCAGCAAGCCGGTCTCCCGCTCGAGACCGTCGCACTGGTCGCCGGTGTAGACGTCCTGCTCGGGATGGGGGCGACGATGATCAATATCACCGGGGACCTCGTCGGAGCCCACCTCATCGACAAGAGTGAGAAGCGGGCCGGTGGGAGACAGTCCGACTCCAAGTCGGTGGATGATCTCTGA